In Sphingomonas oryzagri, the genomic stretch CCCTTCCAATGTAGGATTTCGTCTGTCACCCTGCGCGGATCACGCTCTGTCTCAGCTTGAATCCCGGCCCGGAAATCGCGCCGCTCGCGCAACTTTTTGCGGCCATTCGCGTAATTTCGAAGCCCCAAGAGGTCATTTTCGATCCGCACAGCTGTCAATGTTGTCAACTTCGCGGCCCCTCACGCCGCCAGCAGCTTCCCCGCCTGCGCGCGCGCCTCGTCGGTCACTTCGGCGCCCGAGAGCATGCGGGCGATCTCCTCGCGGCGCTCGGCCTCGTCGAGCAGGCGGACGCCGGTGCGGGTGACGATGCCGTCGTGGCTCTTGGCGATCAGCAGCTGCCGCGCCGCGCGCGCCGCGACCTGCGGCGAGTGGGTCACCACCAGCAGCTGCGCCTTGTCCGCCAGCCGCGCCAGCCGCTCGCCGATCGCCGAGGCCACAGCACCACCGACGCCGCGATCGATCTCGTCGAAGATCATCGTGCGGGCGCCTGCCGCCTCGGCCAGCGCCACCTTGAGCGCGAGGATGAAGCGGGACAGCTCACCGCCGGACGCGATCTTCACCAGTGGCGCGAAGGGCGCGCCGGGGTTGGTGGAGATCAGGAACTCGACGCGGTCGCGCCCGTCGGCGCCCCACTGCGCCTCCGGCAGCCGCTCGATCGCGGTGCGGAAGCGCGCGGCATCGAGCTTGAGCGGCGCCAGTTCGGCCGCCACCGCCTTGTCGAGCCTGAGCGCCGATCCGACACGCGCCTCGGACAGTGCCGCGGCCTCTGCCTCATAGGCCTTGCGGGCAGTGGCGACGGCCTTCTCCAGCTCCGCCAGCCCCGCGCTGCCCGCCGCCATCCGCGCGAGGCGGCCGGACAGCTCCTCGGCCAGCGCAGGCAGTTCGTCAGGCTGGACGCGGTGCTTGCGGGCGAGGCCGCGCAGATCGAACAGCCGCGTCTCGATCCGGTCGAGCCGTTCGGGATCGAAGGCCATCGCCTGCCCGGCGGCGGCCAGTGCATCCTCGGCCTCGGAGGCCTCGATCACCGCGCGATCAAGCGCCGCGAGCGCCGTGGCCAGCGCCTCATGCTCGTGCGCGATCCGGTCGAGCCGCCGCGCCGCCTGCCTGAGGCCCGCGAGCGCGCCGTCCGATCCGTCGAGATGCGCGGTGACGCCGGACAGGTCCTCCGCCAGCCGCGCGCCCTTCTGCATGGCGGATCGTTCGCCTGCCAGCGCCTCCTCCTCGCCCGGCTCGGGTGCCAGCGCGGTGAGTTCGCCGACCGCATGTTCCAGCCATTCGCGATCCCGCTCGGCGGTCTCCAGATCGACGCGCGCCGTCTCCAGCGCCGCCTCCGCTGTCCGCCAGCGCCCATGGGCCTGCGCCACGCTTGTGAGGTCGAAGCGCCCGAAGGCATCGAGCAGCGCGCGGTGGCCCTTGGCATTGAGCAGCCCGCGATCGTCATGCTGGCCGTGAATCTCGACGAGCCGGCCGCCCATCTCGCGGAGCAAGGCGGCGGAGACGGGCTGATCGTTGATCGAGGCGCGCGATCCGCCGTCCGCCTTGACGATGCGGCGCACGATCAGCGGCTCGCCAGGCTCGCCCTCCAGCCCGTTCTCGGCGAGCAGGGCGGCGATGGTGGCGTCATCACCGGCATCGAAGCTGGCGGTCACCACCGCCTGCGCAGCGCCGTGCCGCACCAGCCCGCTGTCGGCCCGCGCGCCGAGCGCCAGCCCCAGCGAGTCCAGCAGGATCGACTTGCCCGCCCCGGTTTCCCCCGTCAGCGCGCCGAGGCCTGCGGAAAAATCGAGGTCCAGCGCCTCGATCAGCACCACGTCGCGAATGGCCAGCCGGATCAGCATCGCAGATGCCTTAGCCTATCGACGCGCCCAAGAGAACAGGGAGCGAACGCGGATACCGCGCTCAGCCCTCCATCAGCTTCTTGTGCTTCTTGTCGATCTTGCTCTTCTTGCTCTTCACCTCGCCCTCGGTCGGGGCTTTCTTGTGCATCAGGTTGAAGGCGCGGCTGTACCATTTGGAGCCGGGATAGTTGTTGCCCAGCACCGCTGCCGCCTTCTGCGCCTCGACCGGGATGCCGAGCGCCAGATAGGATTCGGTCAGGCGCTCCAGCGCTTCCGGCGTATGCGTGGTGGTCGGATACTGATCGATCACGACGCGGAAGCGAATCACGGCAGCCAGCCACTCGGCCCGGCGCTGATAGAAGCGGCCGATCTCCATCTCCTTGCCGGCAAGGTGATCGTTGACGAGATCGATCTTCAGCCGGGCGTCGGCGGCGTAGTTGGTGTCCGGATAGCGGCGCACCAGTTCGCCCAGCGCGTCGAGCGCCTGCTGGGTGATCTTCTGGTCGCGGGTGACGTCGTTGATCTGCTCGTAATAGTCGATCGCGATCAGGTAATAGGCGTAGGGCGCGTCGCGGTTGCCGGGGTGGATCGACAGGAAGCGCTGCGCCGACGCGATCGAATCGTTGTAGCTGCGGCCGAGATAATAGCTGTACGCGCTCATCAGCTCGGCGCGGCGCGCCCAGATCGAATAGGGGTGCTGGCGCTCCACCTCGTCGAACAGCTGGGCGGCCAGCTTGTACTGCTTCTTGTCCAGCCGATCGCGGGCTAGGTTGTAGAGTGTGTCCACGTCCCGCGCGATGAACTTGGTGTCGGCCTTCTTCTTGTTGCCGTGGGCGCAGCCCGACAGCGGCGCGAAGACGGCGGCGGCGAGCGCGGCGAGAAGGATCGGGCGGGTGGCAAGACGTGGCATGGCGACGATCCTTAGCGGGTCGATCCGGCTGTGGGAAGCGGCCCGGAGAGGGCTTTGTTCGGGCGGACGAGACAGTTTCGTTCGCGGACTGAATGGCTTCTTAACGGGGCGCTGGCAGAAGGCGGGGCGATGCTGCGCGTCCTGACCCTGGCCACCCTGTTTCCGGACGCGACGCGGCCGACCTTCGGCGTGTTCGTCGAACGGCAGACGCTGGGGCTGGCGGCGCTGTCGGACATCGAGGTGAAGGTGGTGGCGCCGATCGCGGCACCACCGGGGCCACTCGCCCGCTTCGGGCAGTCGGCGGGGATGGCGGACGTGCCGACGCGCGAGACATGGAAGGGACTGGATGTGCTCCGTCCACGCTTCCCTTCGCTGCCCGGCGTCCCCGCGCTCAACCCGATACTGATGGCGCGCGCATTGCTGCCGATTCTGAGGCGGATACGTGCGGATTTTCCGTTCGACGTGATCGATGCCGAATTCTTCTATCCCGACGGGCCGGCGGCGGTGCGGCTGGGCCGGGTGCTGGGCGTGCCGGTGTCGATCAAGGCGCGCGGGCACGACATCCACCATTTCGGAAGCGCGCGCGGCACGGCGCGGCAGGTGCTCGCGGCAGGCCGGGCGGCAGGCGGGATGCTGGCGGTGAGCGCGGCGCTCAAAGCGGACATGGTGTCGCTGGGACTGCCCGCCGAGCGCATCCGCGTGCATTATACCGGCGTCGATCTCGATCGCTTCCGGCCGGTGGCGGACCGGACAACCGCAAAGGCGGCGCTAGGCCTGGCCGGACCGGTGCTATTGTCCGTGGGCGCGCTGATCCCGCGCAAGGGGCACGATCTGGCGATCCGGGCACTGGTGGACCTGCCAGACGTCACGCTGATGATCGCCGGCAAGGGACCGGAACACGGCGAGTTGGAGGCTCTGGCACGGGAGATCGGCGTGGCCGACCGCGTCCGACTGCTGGGGTCTCAACCGCACGAAGCCTTGCCCGCGCTGGTCGCCGCCGCCGATGTCGGCGTGCTGGTGTCCGCATCGGAGGGACTGGCCAACGCCTGGGTCGAATCGCTCGCCTGCGGAACGCCGCTGGTGTTGAGCGATGTCGGCGGCGCGCGCGAGCTGGTCGATCGGCCGGAAGCGGGGCGAATCGTCGCCCGTGAACCGGCCGCCATCGCGGCAGCCGTACGCAAACTGTTGGACTCGCCTCCCGACCCCGCCGCCGTGCGCGCAACGGCCGAGAGATTCACATGGGAGACAAACGCGGCGGCGCTGCGCGATCACCTCGGCAGGCTGGTCGCCTAGCGCTCAAGCCCCATCAGCGCAGCGACGATCTCGCGACCTTCGGCGCGCAGCACGCCCCAGGCACGCGCGGCGGCCCGGCTGTCCATCACCTCGACGCCGATGCCCTGTGCCTCCAATGCCGCCGTGAAAGCGGGCGACGGGCGTCGCAGCGTCGCGCCGGTGCCGAGCAGCAGGAATTCGGGCGCCGGATCGCGGGTCAGCAGATCGCCCAGCGCCGAAGGATCGAGCGCATCGATCGCGGGCGGCGCCCATGGGATCGCTGCCTCGGGGGTCAGCAGCGCCGCCTCCAGCACCTCGCCGTCGATGCGGAAGCCGCCGTCGGCCGCGATCGCCTCGATCGCCGGGCCGGATGCGACCCGATCGGGCGAGATCTTCGCCATCAGGCCTTCGGGCCGATCCGCTCGGCGCGGGCACGCGCGGCCTTCTTCTTGTCGCCCGCTTCCTCCATCTGGCGGAAGCGCGACTTGTCGAGGCCGAGCGTGATCAGCAGCGAGGACGACACGTAGATCGACGAATAGGTGCCGACCACGACGCCCAGCATCATCGCCGCCGTGAAACCGCGCAGCACATGGCCGCCGAAGAACAGCAGCGAGGCGAGCGCCAGCAGAATGGTCAGCGAGGTCATCACGGTGCGCGGCAGCGTCTCGTTGACCGAGAGGTCGATCAGCTCGCCCAGCGGCATCTGCCGGTATTTGCGGAGGTTCTCGCGGATGCGGTCGTCGATCACGATCTTGTCGTTGATCGAATAGCCGATGATGGTCAGCACCGCCGCGACGATGTTGAGATCGAATTCGTAGCGGGTGAGCGCAAAGAAGCCGAGCGTCATCAGCACGTCGTGGAAGATCGAGATGAAGGTCGCCACGCCGAACTGCCATTCGAAGCGCACGATGCCGAACAGCGCGATGCAGAACACCGCCGCGACGACGGCGAAGATGCCCTTCCAGATCAGCTCGTCCGAAACCTTGCCGGAAACGGTGTCGACCTGGTTGAACGGCAGGATGACGTGATCCTGCGCCAGTGCCGTCTGCACCTTGGCGACCAGCGCGTTGGTGGCGCCCTCGTCATGCACCGGGGGCAGCGGCAGGCGGATCGAGACGGTGTCCTTCGGCCCGAACTGCTGGAGCTGCGCATCGCCGATGCCGAGCGCGTCGATATGCTTGCGCACATTGTCGATCGGCGCATCGCCGGGGAACTTGGCCTCGATCATCAGGCCGCCGACGAAATCGACGCCGAGGTTGAGGCCGCGCACGCCGACGAGCACGCCGGCCGCGATGGTGAGCAGCAGGGTGAGCCCGAAGGCCCAGCCGCGCAGCTTGACGAAGCCGATATTGGTGTTGTCGGGAACGATCTTGAGCAGGCGCATGGTCAGCGGCCTCAAATATTCATGGCTTGCGGGCGCTGGCGGCGAATCCAGAGCGCGACCAGCATGCGCGTGAAGGTGACGGAGGTGAACACCGAGGTGGCGATGCCGAACAGCAGCACCACCGCGAAGCCCTTGACCGGGCCGGAGCCGAGCAGAAGCATGATCAGACCGGTGATGGCGTGGGTCATGTTCGCCTCGAAGATGGTGCGGCTGGCTTCCTTGTAGCCGAGCTCGACCGACTGGACGACGTTGCGCCCGCGTCGCCGCTCCTCACGGATGCGCTCGTTGATCAGCACGTTGGCATCCACTGCCGTACCGATGGTCAGCACGAAGCCGGCGATGCCCGGCAGCGTCAGCGTCGCGTTCAGCACCGCCATCAGGCCGAGGATGACGAATACGTTGATGAGCACCGCGAGATCGGCATAGAGGCCGAAGCGCCCGTAGGTGAGGAACATGAACACGATCACGGCGGCGACGGCGATGGCCGACGCGATGATGCCGGCATGGATCGAATCCTGCCCGAGGCCGGGGCCGACGGTGCGCTCCTCGACCGTCTTCAGCGTGATCGGCAGCGAGCCGGACTGCAGCGCGATCGCCAGCGTCTGCGCGGTTTGCGCGGTGAAGCCGCCCGCGATCGACGCGGTGCCGCCGAGAATCGGCTCGTTGATGTTCGGCGCGGAGATCACCTCCCCGTCGAGGATGATCGCGAAGGGCTTGCCGACATTCTGCTGGGTGGTCTCGGCGAAGGCGCGCGAGCCCTTGGCGTTGAACGAGATGGAAACCGACGGCTGGCCGTTCTGGTCGTAATCCTGCCGCGCGGACTTGAGATCGCCGCCGGTCAGGATCGCCTGGCGGAACACCGCGAGCGGGCGGCCCTGATACGGCAGGATCTGGTCGCCGATCGGCGGCAGGTTGGCGGCGACCTTGGCCGGGTCCGCCTGCGTATCGACCAGCTTGAACTCCAGCTTGGCGGTCTTGCCGATCAGCGCCTTCAGCTCGGCGGGGTTCTGCTGGCCCGGCACCTCGACGAGGATGCGGTCGCTGCCCTGCAGCGCGATCGTCGGCTCCTTGGTGCCGAGCGCGTCGATGCGCTTGCGCACGATATCGACCGCGCCGGTCATCGCCTGCTTGACGAACTGGTCGATGCCACCCTGCGTCTGGGTCATCACGATGCGGGTCGAATCGACGACCTGCACGTTCCAGTCGCGCGTGCCGGTGGTGCCGACCGGCTGGGTCAGGTTGCGCGCGGTGTCCACCGCCGCATCGACCTGCGCGGGATCGCGCACGAAGAAGCTCAGCGTGTTGCCGTTCGCCGAAATGTCGCCGATCGCGATCGGCGCCGGCGTGTTCTTGCGCATCGCGCCACGCACCGTGTCTTCCATGTTGGTCAGGCGCGACTTGGCGACGTCGGCCGTGTCCGCTTCCAGCAGGATGTGGCTGCCACCGGCGAGATCGAGGCCGTAATTGATCCGCGGCGCGAAGCCGAGGCCCCACTGCTTGGCGGTCGATTCGGGTATGAAGCTCGGCACCGCGAGCAGGATACCGACGAGCAATACGCCGAGGATCGAGGCGATCTTCCAGCGCGGGAAATCGAGCATGGCCCCCTCGCGTCCCTTATGCGCGATCGTTGGCGACGGTGGCGCCGCGCACGCTGGTGAGAGTCGACTTCACGACGCGGATCTTCACGCCGGACGCGATCTCCACCTCGATCTCGTCGCCGTCCACCTTGGTCACCTTGCCGACGACGCCGCCGCCGGTGACGACGGTGTCGCCCTTCTTCACCGCGTCGATCATCGCGGCGTGCTGCTTCACCTTCTGCTGCTGCGGGCGGATGATCAGGAACCACATGATCGCGATGATGGCGATCATCGGGATCAGCGGCCCGAACGAGGTCAGGAAGCTCGAGGACGCGGGCGCGCCGGCGGCCTGGGCATATGCGGGGGACGAGAACATCGGTGCTTGTCTAGCCTGGCTGGGGCGCGGGGCGCGGCCCTGGTGATGAAGCGTGCGCGCCTAACATGGCGCATGGGCCGCATCAAGGCGAAGAGCGCTTGCCAAGCGACGGCTTGTCGCCTAGTGGGCGCCGCCTAGGTCGGGGCGTGGCGCAGCCTGGTAGCGCATTAGACTGGGGGTCTAAGGGTCGCAGGTTCGAATCCTGTCGCCCCGACCAGCTTATCCTTACCGGATATTCGGCAAAAAGGCCGGGTCATTCGCTGACCCGGCCTTTTGCTTTGGCCATGATGGTGCGCGCCATCTTACTTGGCGGGGGCCTTTGCGAAGGTGACGCCCATCTTGGCCCACTCGCTCACCGAATGGCATTCCGTGGCGCCGATGCGCGAACCGGTCAGCGCGTCCTGCGTGACACAATAGACACCGCTCTTCTGGTCGATGGTGACCTTGGGGGTCTCGGCCTGCAGGGCGGACACGGTGCCGAAGGTGATGGCGGCGGCGGCAACGGCGGAAAAAACGTAGCGGATCATCATCTGTCTCCCATCAATCTGGTACGAAGGACCGGGGCGCCTCCGATGCCCCGTGCTTTGCAGAGGGCGTGCCAGTTTGCGAAAAAGCCCGGATTTCGGGGATTTTCGATCGGCTGAATAGGCAGCCCGCAGGCGTTACCACCTCTTGTCGGCGTGATTTCCCGTTTTCTGGTGTTCGCCGCCGGACATTTTCTGTTCGTTTTCGGACAGGCCAGCGGCCTTGCCTCGCTGTCCGCAGCCGATAGTCTCGCCACCGATGCTGAGTCTCATCGCCGCCCTGCTCGCCGCGACGCCGGCGGCCCCGCCGCCCGCGCCCGAAATCGTGGTCACCGCGAAGCACGACAAATGCTTCGTCGAATATGGCCAGCACCCCGTATCCGACGACGACCTGAAGGCGCTGACGCAGAGCTGGGCGCTGGGCACCCCGGTGCGGGTGATCGAGCCGCGCGGCGCGAATCTGAAATGCGAGTTCGAGATCATGAAGTCGCTGGCGGCGCACGGCCAGCACGCTGCGCAGTTCGTCGCGCGATCGGAGGATCTCTCGCCCGAGGATACCAAGGCGGAGGAAGCCGAGCGTGCCGCCGAACGACAGAAAGAGGCCATCGCGTCAGCGACACCGATGCCTCTCACCCCTGCGATGCTCGCCGGGCCATCCACGGCGATGGCGGCGCCCCCGCCACCGGTTCGTCGCGGGAAGCGCGGCCGAGCGGCCCCGCAAGGCCGCTCGATCGCGCAGGCGCCATCGGGCATCGTTACCCTCGCCTGCACGATGGCGGACCCCGAAAAGCCCTATCAGCTCGACGTGATCGTCAACGAGGAAAAGGGCACCGCGACACCGTCCCGCCCGGATACCGGCGGCGGATCGGAGATGAAGGCGCTGTTCATGCCCGATGCCGTGCGCTTCGGCCCGTTCACGATCAATCGATCGACCTTGCAGATCTGGCGCCAGAATGGCGGCAATGGCGCCACCGCCGGCAAGCAGCCGGCCATCGTGCCGGGCCAGTGCGCGCTCGCCGACATGCGGCGCGTGTTCTGAACGGGCGGAACCCCTCCCCCTCTGGCCCGTAGAGACGACCATGATCCGCGCCTTCTTCCTCGCGCTCGACGATCTCGGCGATCGGCGGGTACTCGCCATCCTCGGCCGTTCGCTGCTGCTGACGCTGGCGATCTTCGCGGGACTAGGCGTCCTGCTCGGCTGGCTGCTGAGCGGCTTCGATCCGTGCGGGCTGCTGTCCGCCGATGATTCCTGCCCACTCGGCGGAGGCGCGAGCGGTTTCGGCGCCTTCGTGCTGACCGCGTGCCTGCTCTGGTTCCTCTTCCCGGCGATCGCGATCGGCGTGATCTCCGCCTACATGGACCGGATCATCGCGGCGGTGGAGGCGCGGCGCTATCCGGAAGCCCTCGCCTCGGCCCGGCCGCTGGGCTGGGCGCGCGGGGCGTGGCTCGGCCTCAAGTCCAGCCTGCGGGTGCTGGTCTACAACCTGATCGCCTTGCCCCTCTACGTGATCCTGCTCCTGTTGACCGGAATCGGCCCGGTGCTGCTCTTCGTGATGGTGAACGGCATCGCCTTCGGGCGCGATCTCGGCGAGATGGTCGCGACGCGACACCTCGATCGCGCGGGCACGCGCGAATGGCTGCGCGAAACGCGGGGCGAC encodes the following:
- a CDS encoding EI24 domain-containing protein, with the protein product MIRAFFLALDDLGDRRVLAILGRSLLLTLAIFAGLGVLLGWLLSGFDPCGLLSADDSCPLGGGASGFGAFVLTACLLWFLFPAIAIGVISAYMDRIIAAVEARRYPEALASARPLGWARGAWLGLKSSLRVLVYNLIALPLYVILLLLTGIGPVLLFVMVNGIAFGRDLGEMVATRHLDRAGTREWLRETRGDRAVMGMMVTGVFLLPIANLLAPVLGAAMATHLFHARIRR
- the secF gene encoding protein translocase subunit SecF, which encodes MRLLKIVPDNTNIGFVKLRGWAFGLTLLLTIAAGVLVGVRGLNLGVDFVGGLMIEAKFPGDAPIDNVRKHIDALGIGDAQLQQFGPKDTVSIRLPLPPVHDEGATNALVAKVQTALAQDHVILPFNQVDTVSGKVSDELIWKGIFAVVAAVFCIALFGIVRFEWQFGVATFISIFHDVLMTLGFFALTRYEFDLNIVAAVLTIIGYSINDKIVIDDRIRENLRKYRQMPLGELIDLSVNETLPRTVMTSLTILLALASLLFFGGHVLRGFTAAMMLGVVVGTYSSIYVSSSLLITLGLDKSRFRQMEEAGDKKKAARARAERIGPKA
- the recN gene encoding DNA repair protein RecN, whose product is MLIRLAIRDVVLIEALDLDFSAGLGALTGETGAGKSILLDSLGLALGARADSGLVRHGAAQAVVTASFDAGDDATIAALLAENGLEGEPGEPLIVRRIVKADGGSRASINDQPVSAALLREMGGRLVEIHGQHDDRGLLNAKGHRALLDAFGRFDLTSVAQAHGRWRTAEAALETARVDLETAERDREWLEHAVGELTALAPEPGEEEALAGERSAMQKGARLAEDLSGVTAHLDGSDGALAGLRQAARRLDRIAHEHEALATALAALDRAVIEASEAEDALAAAGQAMAFDPERLDRIETRLFDLRGLARKHRVQPDELPALAEELSGRLARMAAGSAGLAELEKAVATARKAYEAEAAALSEARVGSALRLDKAVAAELAPLKLDAARFRTAIERLPEAQWGADGRDRVEFLISTNPGAPFAPLVKIASGGELSRFILALKVALAEAAGARTMIFDEIDRGVGGAVASAIGERLARLADKAQLLVVTHSPQVAARAARQLLIAKSHDGIVTRTGVRLLDEAERREEIARMLSGAEVTDEARAQAGKLLAA
- the yajC gene encoding preprotein translocase subunit YajC; translated protein: MFSSPAYAQAAGAPASSSFLTSFGPLIPMIAIIAIMWFLIIRPQQQKVKQHAAMIDAVKKGDTVVTGGGVVGKVTKVDGDEIEVEIASGVKIRVVKSTLTSVRGATVANDRA
- a CDS encoding glycosyltransferase, giving the protein MLRVLTLATLFPDATRPTFGVFVERQTLGLAALSDIEVKVVAPIAAPPGPLARFGQSAGMADVPTRETWKGLDVLRPRFPSLPGVPALNPILMARALLPILRRIRADFPFDVIDAEFFYPDGPAAVRLGRVLGVPVSIKARGHDIHHFGSARGTARQVLAAGRAAGGMLAVSAALKADMVSLGLPAERIRVHYTGVDLDRFRPVADRTTAKAALGLAGPVLLSVGALIPRKGHDLAIRALVDLPDVTLMIAGKGPEHGELEALAREIGVADRVRLLGSQPHEALPALVAAADVGVLVSASEGLANAWVESLACGTPLVLSDVGGARELVDRPEAGRIVAREPAAIAAAVRKLLDSPPDPAAVRATAERFTWETNAAALRDHLGRLVA
- a CDS encoding Mth938-like domain-containing protein; translated protein: MAKISPDRVASGPAIEAIAADGGFRIDGEVLEAALLTPEAAIPWAPPAIDALDPSALGDLLTRDPAPEFLLLGTGATLRRPSPAFTAALEAQGIGVEVMDSRAAARAWGVLRAEGREIVAALMGLER
- the secD gene encoding protein translocase subunit SecD, giving the protein MLDFPRWKIASILGVLLVGILLAVPSFIPESTAKQWGLGFAPRINYGLDLAGGSHILLEADTADVAKSRLTNMEDTVRGAMRKNTPAPIAIGDISANGNTLSFFVRDPAQVDAAVDTARNLTQPVGTTGTRDWNVQVVDSTRIVMTQTQGGIDQFVKQAMTGAVDIVRKRIDALGTKEPTIALQGSDRILVEVPGQQNPAELKALIGKTAKLEFKLVDTQADPAKVAANLPPIGDQILPYQGRPLAVFRQAILTGGDLKSARQDYDQNGQPSVSISFNAKGSRAFAETTQQNVGKPFAIILDGEVISAPNINEPILGGTASIAGGFTAQTAQTLAIALQSGSLPITLKTVEERTVGPGLGQDSIHAGIIASAIAVAAVIVFMFLTYGRFGLYADLAVLINVFVILGLMAVLNATLTLPGIAGFVLTIGTAVDANVLINERIREERRRGRNVVQSVELGYKEASRTIFEANMTHAITGLIMLLLGSGPVKGFAVVLLFGIATSVFTSVTFTRMLVALWIRRQRPQAMNI
- a CDS encoding outer membrane protein assembly factor BamD produces the protein MPRLATRPILLAALAAAVFAPLSGCAHGNKKKADTKFIARDVDTLYNLARDRLDKKQYKLAAQLFDEVERQHPYSIWARRAELMSAYSYYLGRSYNDSIASAQRFLSIHPGNRDAPYAYYLIAIDYYEQINDVTRDQKITQQALDALGELVRRYPDTNYAADARLKIDLVNDHLAGKEMEIGRFYQRRAEWLAAVIRFRVVIDQYPTTTHTPEALERLTESYLALGIPVEAQKAAAVLGNNYPGSKWYSRAFNLMHKKAPTEGEVKSKKSKIDKKHKKLMEG